The Streptomyces sp. NBC_00440 genome contains a region encoding:
- a CDS encoding GNAT family N-acetyltransferase, translating into MPSPLDELPIRRLTIGDLTSCADLSENRGWPRDDHKWGLLLAAGTGYGIDAPGGKGLATACVVTAYGSGLAAIGMLLVADEYARQGAGARMMRHVIAEFDGTPLTLHATELGRPLYEKLGFRAVGRAEMVRGRFRPRGPAPAVATRPATAGDLPAMLRIDHEVFGEDRTHMITRLPAFADQLRVVEDTDGITGYAAAWPSTDSQVVGPLIARDTASAQALIASLAAGTDRPLRADIDVRHAELLDWAKAGGMESASFNTVMTREIPDLPGDWTRRFTPLTVAAG; encoded by the coding sequence ATGCCCTCACCCCTCGACGAGCTGCCCATCCGCCGCCTGACCATCGGTGACCTCACCTCCTGCGCCGATCTCTCGGAGAACCGCGGCTGGCCGCGCGACGATCACAAGTGGGGGCTGCTGCTCGCAGCCGGGACGGGGTACGGAATCGACGCCCCCGGAGGCAAGGGGCTGGCGACCGCGTGTGTCGTCACCGCGTACGGATCGGGGCTGGCCGCCATCGGCATGCTCCTGGTCGCCGACGAGTACGCGCGGCAGGGTGCCGGGGCGCGGATGATGCGCCATGTCATCGCCGAGTTCGACGGCACGCCGCTGACTCTGCACGCCACCGAACTCGGCCGGCCGCTCTACGAGAAGCTCGGCTTCCGTGCCGTGGGCCGGGCCGAGATGGTCCGCGGCCGCTTCCGCCCCCGGGGCCCGGCACCCGCGGTGGCCACCCGTCCGGCCACGGCCGGTGATCTGCCCGCGATGCTGCGCATCGACCACGAGGTGTTCGGCGAGGACCGCACCCACATGATCACGCGGTTGCCCGCCTTCGCCGACCAACTGCGCGTCGTGGAGGACACCGATGGCATCACCGGTTATGCGGCAGCCTGGCCCAGCACGGACAGCCAGGTGGTCGGACCGCTGATCGCCCGTGACACCGCGTCCGCGCAGGCCCTGATCGCCTCACTCGCGGCGGGCACCGACCGCCCGCTGCGCGCCGACATCGACGTACGCCATGCGGAACTCCTGGACTGGGCCAAGGCCGGCGGGATGGAGTCGGCGAGCTTCAACACCGTGATGACGCGGGAGATCCCGGACCTGCCGGGCGACTGGACCCGCCGCTTCACGCCCCTGACGGTCGCGGCGGGCTGA